From the genome of Aspergillus fumigatus Af293 chromosome 1, whole genome shotgun sequence, one region includes:
- a CDS encoding aldehyde dehydrogenase, protein MAANGAKADSGVIPLIINNESIVTENVFDIHAPATGQVLHQCAAASVDHANRAVAAAKAAFPAWSRMKPYDRRDVLMKAADIMFARSEELIKYQMEETGAGRMFAEKTCLLGAGFLKDFAARIPSIEGSVPSVTQDGECAMVFKEPYGVVLGIAPWNAPFILGVRAVALPLAAGNTAILKGSELAPKCFWAIGDIFREAGLPAGCLNVLYHRTADAAEVTTALIAHPAVRKVNFTGSTQVGSIIAATAGKYTKPVLLELGGKASAIVLDDANLEKAAFCCALGSFMHSGQICMSTERIVVQRAIADKFRQLLAENAEKLFGKAAPAPVLVTSAAVKKNKTLVADALSKGASVLFGDANATESSDHSLRPVIVDNVTKDMDLYSTESFGPTVSLIVVDTEEDAIALANDTEYGLTSAVFTDNLFRGLRVAKQIEAGAVHINSLTVHDEPTLPHGGWKSSGFGRFGGGTAAFDEWLQTKTVTWTQ, encoded by the exons ATGGCCGCAAACGGTGCTAAAGCTGATTCTGGCGTCATCcccctcatcatcaataacGAGTCGATCGTGACGGAGAATGTTTTCGATATCCATGCGCCCGCTACCGGGCAAGTGTTGCATCAATGCGCCGCCGCCTCGGTCGACCATGCCAACCGTGCCGTAGCAGCCGCGAAGGCTGCTTTCCCTGCGTGGAGCAGGATGAAGCCCTACGACCGCAGAGACGTCCTTATGAAAGCCGCCGATATCATGTTCGCTAGAAGTGAAGAGTTGATTAAATATCAGATGGAGGAGACGGGCGCCGGGAGGATGTTCGCGGAGAAGACGTGTCTTTTGGGAGCTGGATTCCTCAAGGACTTTGCTGCTAGAATCCCGTCGATTGAAGGCTCCGTACCTTCTGTCACTCAGGACGGTGAGTGCGCAATGGTATTCAAGGAGCCGTATGGGGTGGTCTTGGGAATTGCACCTTG GAACGCTCCGTTCATTCTTGGAGTTCGTGCTGTCGCGCTTCCGCTAGCTGCCGGTAACACCGCCATCCTCAAAGGCTCAGAGCTGGCTCCCAAATGTTTCTGGGCAATTGGTGACATTTTTCGGGAAGCTGGTCTTCCCGCCGGATGCTTGAATGTCCTGTACCACAGAACTGCTGATGCGGCTGAGGTGACCACTGCTCTAATTGCCCATCCTGCCGTGCGCAAGGTGAACTTCACCGGAAGCACTCAAGTTGGTTCTATCATCGCTGCGACGGCCGGGAAGTATACCAAGCCTGTGCTCCTCGAGTTGGGAGGCAAGGCGTCAGCTATTGTTTTGGACGACGCGAACCTGGAGAAGGCTGCGTTCTGCTGCGCTCTTGGATCGTTTATGCAT TCCGGCCAGATCTGCATGTCCACGGAGCGCATTGTCGTACAGCGCGCAATCGCAGACAAATTCCGTCAGCTGCTGGCTGAGAATGCAGAAAAGCTCTTCGGAAAAGCTGCGCCAGCACCGGTGCTGGTAACCTCGGCAGCTGTCAAGAAGAATAAGACGCTCGTTGCTGATGCGCTCTCCAAGGGCGCCAGCGTCCTCTTCGGCGATGCAAACGCCACAGAGTCATCTGATCACAGCCTACGGCCCGTGATTGTGGACAACGTCACCAAGGATATGGACCTCTACTCCACAGAATCATTCGGTCCAACAGTATCTCTCATTGTAGTGGATACTGAGGAAGACGCTATTGCGCTGGCCAACGACACAGAATACGGCCTTACATCGGCAGTCTTCACTGACAACTTGTTCCGAGGTCTTCGTGTGGCCAAGCAGATCGAGGCCGG TGCCGTCCATATCAATTCCCTGACTGTCCATGACGAACCCACCTTGCCCCACGGTGGATGGAAGAGCAGTGGCTTTGGTCGCTTCGGAGGCGGCACTGCGGCCTTTGACGAGTGGTTGCAAACCAAGACAGTCACCTGGACGCAATGA
- a CDS encoding protoglobin family protein, which yields MQASEGRRKMEALLEGGRPVKHVSRKALYTRLEARITYLKDFLDFNSSDIEALTTGSKYIKALIPAVVNIVYKKLLEQDITARAFITRNTADETTNVDDWYTEDSPQIKRRKMFLRWYLTKLCSDPTEMEFWRYLNKVGVMHSGQERRLPLNIEYIHIGVMLGFIQDVFTEALMSHPTLSLQRKVALVRAIGKIIWIQNDLFAKWRVRDGEEYADEMSEIILDDKEGYIGEKKILGDSSPSASSSDDDRSSIASSVAPSAASACPFSDMARPSSETKIWAGR from the exons ATGCAGGCGTCtgaaggaaggagaaagatggaGGCTCTCCTTGAGGGTGGCCGCCCTGTAAAGCACGTGAGCCGAAAGGCCTTGTATACCAGACTCGAAGCTCGCATCACCTACCTCAAAGACTTTCTCGACTTCAATTCCA GTGATATCGAAGCTTTAACCACAGGCTCCAAGTACATCAAGGCTCTGATCCCTGCCGTCGTCAACATTGTCTACAAAAAGCTCCTGGAACAAGACATCACCGCTCGTGCCTTCATCACAAGAAATACCGCCGATGAGACCACAAACGTAGACGACTGGTACACCGAGGACAGCCCACAGATCAAGCGACGAAAGATGTTCCTGCGGTGGTACCTGACCAAGCTCTGTTCCGATCCGACTGAGATGGAGTTCTGGCGGTATTTGAACAAAGTCGG AGTGATGCATTCCGGCCAAGAACGACGACTTCCCCTCAACATCGAATACATCCACATCGGCGTCATGCTTGGGTTCATCCAGGACGTCTTCACTGAGGCCCTCATGTCCCACCCCACCCTCTCCCTTCAACGCAAAGTCGCTCTCGTCCGCGCCATCGGCAAGATCATCTGGATCCAAAACGACCTCTTCGCCAAATGGCGTGTccgcgacggagaagagTACGCCGACGAGATGTCCGAGATCATCCTTGACGACAAGGAAGGCTATAtcggcgagaagaagattctcGGGGACAGCAGCCCATCAGCGAGCTCCAGCGATGATGACCGCTCCAGTATCGCGAGCAGTGTGGCTCCATCTGCCGCATCTGCGTGTCCATTTTCGGATATGGCGAGGCCGTCCTCCGAGACAAAGATCTGGGCTGGACGGTGA